The sequence AGACCTCGACATACTGGTCCTGCCGACACAGGAGATCGGCAAGGCGAATGAACATATCTATGGCCCTGGCACGCTTTCGCTTGGTGCCGAACTCTTGATCCCGGTCTGGACAGCGATTGGTGCAAAGGTCGCGGAAGCTGGCATCCGCAAAATGGTGATCGTCAATTCGCATGGCGGCAATGTCGACATTATGAGCATCGTCGCGCGCGAACTGCGCGTCCGTCACCAGATGGCCGTGCTGTCGACGCAGTGGGGACGGTTCGGAAATCCGGAAGGCATGATCAGCGAACACGAAGCAAAATATGGTATTCACGGCGGCGAGGTGGAGACCTCCCTGATGCTGCATTTCCGGCCGGACCTAGTGCGCATGGACAAGGCGCAGAATTTTGCCTCGAAAGCCGAATGGATGCGAGAACTGTCGAAATATATTCAGCCTCTACCCCCACATTCTTTGGCGTGGATTGCGCATGATCTCAATCCCAACGGCGTCGTCGGCGACGCCTCGCGCGGCACGGCGGAAAAGGGCGCAGCCATCTGCCGCCATCAAGTAAAGGGCTTCATCGAGATGCTCTATGATCTGAAGCACTATCCTCTTTCAAATCTCTTCACGAAGTAAGGTCAACCGGCTGCCGGCTTGTCGGGCGTGATGTGACCCTTGACCTGAAGTTCCTTTACAAGACCGGCAAGCTCTGCCAGCAGGTATTCCACGAACAGGCTGGTTGCAGCGTCCAGCGGCGCACGCACACGGGCAAACAACTTCATCGGCTGCTGGCGCGCATGCGGCTCGGCGACCGGACGGAAAACCAGTTCCCCCTTTCGGCACTCGGTGATCACGTCGAGCGGATTGAGCATCGATAACCCTGCCCCGCATTTCACCAGCTTCTTCAGCATCTCCGAAGCATTGGTCTCGAGCACCGGCTCGACATGAACATCGAGCCGCGCGAGGGCAAGATTGATCACTTCGCGCAGGCTGGTGCCCTGTTGGGCCAGCACCAGTCGTTCCTGCACCACGTCTGTCAGGTTGATCGGGCCGGGACCGATAAGCCGATGGCCAGGTGGCAGGACGACACCGATCGGGATATCGAAAGTTCCGAGAGTGCGTATTCCAGGTGTCGCCGGAATATTGAAGCCGAGGCCGATATCCACCTCACCCGACAGCACGGGATTGACCGTCATCGTGCCGGCATCATTCCTGATCTGGAAGAATACACGCGGATGCTCCAACTGAAATCGGCTGATGATTTCCGCCAGGGGCCCGGCGGCAAGCCCGACCGTCGTTACCAGACGCACCTTGCCCGCCTGCTGCATCCTCAGACTGCGGATGCGGCCCTCCAAACGATCGTAATTCTTCAGAACCTCACGAATGTGTTCTATGCACAGTTCGCCCGCCGCAGTCAGCCTGAGGCCGCGCGGCAGGCGCTCGAAGAGCGGAGCGCCCATTTCCGCTTCCAGCGCCAGGATCTGCCGATTGATGGCAGAGGAAGCGACGTTCAATCGCGCCGCTGCCTTGCGGATAGAGCCCGACCGCGCAATTTCGTTAATGTAGAGAAGCTTCCTGGAATGCAGCATCGCGCGCCCTCGGTGCATCAAATTTAAGCACGCAGCCCAAATTCGGAACGCGCACCGTTTGAGATGCCAAAAAGGCATCGTTGCGCACGAATTTTGATGCTTTTCAAAGAGCAACGCAATCGCTCAAATAAAGAAAATGGGATGCCGGTAGGGGCAATCCCTGGCACAATAGGGGAAAGCCGAACATGTCCAATGCACTGAAAAAGATTGCACTCACCGCATTGCTTGGTCTCGGGACCGCGATTGCCACGGCCGTGCCGGGCCACGCACTCGACAAGGTAAGCTATGGCACCAACTGGCTGGCGCAGGCCGAGCATGGCGGCTTCTACCAGGCGCTCGCCGACGGCACCTACGAGAAGTATGGTCTCGACGTCACCATCGTTCAGGGCGGGCCGAATGCAGCAAACAGCGCGCTGCTGATATCCGGCAAGATCGACTTCTACATGGGCGGTTCACAGGGCGAAATCACCGCCGTCGAGCAAGGCATTCCTTTGGTGGATGTGGCAGCCATCTTCCAGAAAGACCCGCAGGTGCTGATTGCGCATCCTGATGCCGGCATCGACACCTTCGAGGATCTGGCCAAGCTGAAGACGTTCTTCCTCGGCAAGGACGGTTACCTGACCTACTTCGAGTGGATGAAATCCAATTACAAAGGCTTCAAGGACGAACAGTACAAACCCTACAACTTCAATCCTGGACCGTTCATCGCCGACAAGGAGTCTGCCCAGCAGGGCTACCTGACGTCCGAACCCTACGAAATCCAGAAGCAGACCGGCTGGGAGCCGAAGGTGTTCCTGCTCGCCGACAACGGCTATACCCCATACTCCACGATGATCACGACGACCCAGATGATGATCGACACGAAACCGGACGTCGTCCAGCGCTTCGTCGATGCCTCGATCGAAGGTTGGTACAATTACCTCTACAGTGACAACAGCAAGGCGAATGAACTGATCAAGAAGGACAATCCGGAAATGACGGATGGTCAAATCGCCTATTCGATTGCCAAGATGAAGGAATTCGGCATCGTTGAATCCGGCGACGCCATGGACAAGGGCATCGGCTGCATCACTGGCGCGCACTACAAGAAGTTCTTCGACGAAATGGTGGCGATCAAGATCTTCAAGGCAGACACGGATTATACCAAGGCCTTTACGACCAAGTTCGTCTGCAAGGGCACCGGCATGTCGCTGAAAAAGTAAGCCACAGGGCTGTGTGAAGAGCTTGCCGCGCCCCAGCGTCAAGCTGCATCCTCTTCAAACAAAGAGACCCGCAATGCCCCTAGCCGAAGTCCAGACGGCGCCGCTGGCTGAAAAACGCAAACGGCCGCTGGTCGCCATGCAATCCGTTTCGAAGGTTTTCTCCAGCGGGACGGTCGCGCTTTCCGGCATGTCGCTCACGGTCGAGACTGGCGAGTTCATCAGCCTGCTCGGCCCGTCGGGTTGCGGCAAGTCGACTGCGCTTCGCATCATCGCCGGCCTTGGTGATATCACGTCCGGCAGCATCGACTGGCCAAGTTCGCGCATCAACGCAAAGGGACTTCCCGAAGGCGATATCGGTTTCGTCTTCCAGGAGCCGACGCTGATGCCGTGGAAGAACGTCTTCGGCAATGTCCATCTGCCGCTGAAGCTGCGCGGCATTTCAAAGGCCGCGGCCAGCGATCAGATCATGAGCGCGCTCGCGACCGTCGGCTTGCAGGATTTCGCCGGCGCCTATCCGCGCGAGCTTTCTGGCGGCATGAAGATGCGCGTCTCGATCGCCCGTGCGCTCGTAACCAAGCCGAAACTACTTTTGATGGACGAACCCTTCGCGGCACTCGACGAAATCACCCGACAGAAGCTGAACGACGATGTATTGCGGCTCTGGAAGGAGACGGGCATCACCGTGATCTTCGTCACCCACTCCGTCTTCGAATCGGCCTATCTGTCTAGCCGCATCGTTGTCATGAAGGCGCGCCCCGGCCGGGTTCACGCAGATCTTTCGCTTGTGACGAGCCGCGAGCGCGACGCGCATTATCGCACCTCGGAAGAATACCGGCGCGCCTGCGAAACGGTCTCCCATTCGCTGATCGGGGCAATCAACGCTGCAAAGGAAGATCGTTGAAGATGGACACAGCCGACGCCTTCGCGCCGTCGATCCCCAATCGGCCTAACCCCAAGCGGCGTGATTTGGCGCTTCGCATCTCCGTACCCTTCGCCGTCATAGCCGTCGTTGTCCTGATTTGGGGGCTCTATGTTAAGCTCTCCGGTGTTCCGCCCTATATTCTGCCCGGACCAATCGCCGTGGCCAATGCCTTTGCCACGGATTGGGGCACGCTCGCCCCCGCTCTTTGGGTCACGACCAAGATCACCTTCATGTCGCTGATGCTGGCACTGTTCGGCGGCGTTGGTTTTGCGATCTTCCTCGTTCAATCCCGGTGGATCGAGATCGCCTTCTACCCGCTTGCAGTGATCCTGCAGGTAACACCGATTGTAGCTATATCGCCTCTCATCCTCATTTACGCACCATCGACGCAGGTGGCGCTCCTCATCTGCGCTTTCCTCGTTGCCTTCTTTCCAATCCTTTCCAACATGGTCCAGGGCCTGAAAAGCGTCGATCACAATCTGATCAATCTCTTCGAACTTTACGGTGCCACGCGTTGGCAGACGCTGCTCTATCTCAA is a genomic window of Rhizobium etli 8C-3 containing:
- a CDS encoding creatininase family protein — encoded protein: MAMPFYWNELNTSDFAALSCDTTIAILPIASTEQHGPHLPIATDVAIANGMLAALRKERPEDLDILVLPTQEIGKANEHIYGPGTLSLGAELLIPVWTAIGAKVAEAGIRKMVIVNSHGGNVDIMSIVARELRVRHQMAVLSTQWGRFGNPEGMISEHEAKYGIHGGEVETSLMLHFRPDLVRMDKAQNFASKAEWMRELSKYIQPLPPHSLAWIAHDLNPNGVVGDASRGTAEKGAAICRHQVKGFIEMLYDLKHYPLSNLFTK
- a CDS encoding LysR family transcriptional regulator, with amino-acid sequence MLHSRKLLYINEIARSGSIRKAAARLNVASSAINRQILALEAEMGAPLFERLPRGLRLTAAGELCIEHIREVLKNYDRLEGRIRSLRMQQAGKVRLVTTVGLAAGPLAEIISRFQLEHPRVFFQIRNDAGTMTVNPVLSGEVDIGLGFNIPATPGIRTLGTFDIPIGVVLPPGHRLIGPGPINLTDVVQERLVLAQQGTSLREVINLALARLDVHVEPVLETNASEMLKKLVKCGAGLSMLNPLDVITECRKGELVFRPVAEPHARQQPMKLFARVRAPLDAATSLFVEYLLAELAGLVKELQVKGHITPDKPAAG
- a CDS encoding ABC transporter ATP-binding protein — encoded protein: MPLAEVQTAPLAEKRKRPLVAMQSVSKVFSSGTVALSGMSLTVETGEFISLLGPSGCGKSTALRIIAGLGDITSGSIDWPSSRINAKGLPEGDIGFVFQEPTLMPWKNVFGNVHLPLKLRGISKAAASDQIMSALATVGLQDFAGAYPRELSGGMKMRVSIARALVTKPKLLLMDEPFAALDEITRQKLNDDVLRLWKETGITVIFVTHSVFESAYLSSRIVVMKARPGRVHADLSLVTSRERDAHYRTSEEYRRACETVSHSLIGAINAAKEDR
- a CDS encoding ABC transporter permease — translated: MDTADAFAPSIPNRPNPKRRDLALRISVPFAVIAVVVLIWGLYVKLSGVPPYILPGPIAVANAFATDWGTLAPALWVTTKITFMSLMLALFGGVGFAIFLVQSRWIEIAFYPLAVILQVTPIVAISPLILIYAPSTQVALLICAFLVAFFPILSNMVQGLKSVDHNLINLFELYGATRWQTLLYLKLPAAQPYFMTGLRIGGGLALIAAVVAEFAAGSAGAGSGLAFRLLEAQYRLNIPRLFAALLMLSLLGVAIFAVTSFISWLSLHRWHESSLKREN
- a CDS encoding ABC transporter substrate-binding protein, which translates into the protein MSNALKKIALTALLGLGTAIATAVPGHALDKVSYGTNWLAQAEHGGFYQALADGTYEKYGLDVTIVQGGPNAANSALLISGKIDFYMGGSQGEITAVEQGIPLVDVAAIFQKDPQVLIAHPDAGIDTFEDLAKLKTFFLGKDGYLTYFEWMKSNYKGFKDEQYKPYNFNPGPFIADKESAQQGYLTSEPYEIQKQTGWEPKVFLLADNGYTPYSTMITTTQMMIDTKPDVVQRFVDASIEGWYNYLYSDNSKANELIKKDNPEMTDGQIAYSIAKMKEFGIVESGDAMDKGIGCITGAHYKKFFDEMVAIKIFKADTDYTKAFTTKFVCKGTGMSLKK